The proteins below are encoded in one region of Rhodoluna lacicola:
- the ssb gene encoding single-stranded DNA-binding protein: MAGEVVVTIVGNLADDPELRYTQGGIAVVSVRVGSTPRTYNKNTSTWDDGETVWVRCTAWREVAENVAQSLTKGARVVVTGRLKAPSAYQSAQGEARASLELEIDEIGPSLRYATAAVTRRAREAGAGAGAGAAAVAGDPWGDAPKSMASKPAADDAWANPGAPSMSDDTPF, translated from the coding sequence ATGGCAGGCGAAGTAGTAGTTACTATCGTTGGCAATCTTGCTGACGATCCTGAACTGCGTTACACCCAGGGTGGCATTGCCGTAGTTAGCGTTCGTGTTGGTTCAACACCTCGTACCTACAACAAGAACACCAGCACATGGGATGACGGCGAAACCGTTTGGGTTCGCTGCACCGCATGGCGCGAAGTTGCTGAGAATGTTGCTCAGTCACTTACCAAGGGTGCTCGCGTTGTTGTTACCGGTCGCCTAAAGGCACCATCTGCTTACCAGTCAGCACAAGGCGAAGCACGCGCTTCACTTGAGCTAGAGATCGATGAGATCGGCCCATCATTGCGTTATGCAACTGCTGCGGTTACTCGTCGTGCTCGCGAAGCTGGCGCAGGCGCCGGTGCTGGTGCAGCTGCTGTTGCTGGCGATCCATGGGGCGATGCACCAAAGTCAATGGCGTCAAAGCCAGCGGCTGATGATGCATGGGCAAACCCAGGCGCTCCATCAATGAGCGACGACACCCCTTTCTAA
- the rpsR gene encoding 30S ribosomal protein S18, with protein sequence MALSKSDPRNAAKRDAPKRASKFAKEAPAKFQKVGIIDYKDIATLRKFVSDRGKIRARRITGVSVQEQRLISRAIKNAREMALMPYAGAGR encoded by the coding sequence ATGGCTCTATCAAAGAGTGATCCACGTAACGCTGCAAAGCGCGATGCGCCAAAGCGCGCATCAAAGTTTGCGAAGGAAGCACCAGCAAAGTTCCAGAAGGTCGGCATCATCGACTACAAGGACATCGCAACTCTTCGCAAGTTCGTTTCTGATCGCGGCAAGATCCGCGCTCGTCGCATCACCGGTGTTTCTGTTCAGGAGCAGCGCCTAATTTCACGTGCTATCAAGAACGCTCGCGAGATGGCACTTATGCCATACGCAGGCGCTGGCCGTTAA